Proteins from one Dermacentor variabilis isolate Ectoservices chromosome 1, ASM5094787v1, whole genome shotgun sequence genomic window:
- the LOC142560890 gene encoding serine hydrolase BPHL-like isoform X2 produces the protein MLAWKSSPVPYGPKPFDHGLHSDLGSTRTDFAPQLEKLNKQLFTIIAWDPPGYGFSRPPERTFPVDFYHRDARVLAAVLHKLGHKQYFVVGWSDGANTGMILAAMYPERIQKLVAFGGNAFVTEHDVQLLEATRNIDKWSEKMRASMEAMYGTEHFRQLWSRYCDFYQDLLHKNYGEVCRKELPLIRCPTLVVQGGKDPLVPMHHALYLLQHIAKAKLYLVPDGKHNLHFKYADEFNKVVTEFLIS, from the exons ATGTTGGCATGGAAAAG cagcccggtgcCCTATGGCCCCAAACCATTTGATCATGGACTACACAGCGACCTAG GTTCCACCCGCACTGACTTTGCACCTCAACTTGAAAAGCTTAACAAACAGTTGTTCACAATAATTGCATGGGATCCTCCTGGTTATGGCTTCAGCCGACCACCAGAGCGAACTTTTCCTGTTGATTTTTATCATAGAGATGCTCGAGTGTTAGCTGCAGTCTTGCAT AAACTGGGCCACAAACAATATTTTGTCGTTGGTTGGAGCGATGGTGCAAACACTGGCATGATACTAGCAGCCATGTACCCAGAGCGCATTCAGaaacttgttgcgtttggagGCAATGCTTTTGTCACTGAGCATGATGTTCAGCTTCTCGAAG CCACCAGGAACATTGACAAATGGAGTGAAAAGATGCGGGCATCGATGGAAGCTATGTACGGGACTGAGCACTTTCGCCAGCTGTGGTCCAGATACTGCGACTTCTACCAGGACCTACTGCACAAAAACTATGGCGAAGTGTGCCGCAAGGAGCTGCCACTAATAAGGTGCCCAACACTGGTAGTGCAAGGAGGCAAGGACCCACTGGTGCCAATGCATCATGCTCTCTACTTGTTGCAACACATTGCAAAAGCAAA ACTATATTTGGTTCCTGATGGAAAGCACAATCTGCACTTCAAGTATGCTGACGAGTTCAACAAAGTTGTTACTGAGTTTTTAATCAGTTGA